GCTGTGCGTCCTGGACGACGCCCGCGACGAGGTCATGTACTACCCGGACGCCTTCTCCCCCGGCAGCCGCGCGGTGCTCGCCCGGCTGTTCCCGGACGCCCTGATCGCCACGGACACGGACGCGGCGGCGCTCGGCCTCAACGCGGTGAGCGACGGCCTGCACGTGCTGCTGCCGCAGGCGGCGGTGGGCCTCTTCGAGCCGCTGCGGCGCCGGGGCTTCGAACCGGTCGGGATGGATCTGGGCGAGCTCCTCAAGGGCGGCGGCAGCGTGAAGTGCTGCACCCAGGAGCTGCGCCCCTAGCCGTCCTGCTCCGGCGGCCAGGAGTCGCCCCACTCGGCGTCGCGGGCCTGCTTGTACAGGGGCCCGTGGCGCTTGGTGACCGTCTCGCGGGCGAGGCCGTCGGGGCCGCACAGGTCGAGCTGGACCAGGCCCTTGCGGATCTGCGGCCTGCGGGTGACGCGGGCGACCGTCGGGGTCACCGGGAACCTGGTGGCCGCCACGTAGCTGTACTTCTCGTCCTCGTACGGCAGGGAGCCGCCCTTCACCTGGCGGTGCAGCGAGGAACGGCTCACCCGCGCCGAGAAGTGGCACCAGTCCGTGCCCGGCACGATCGGGCAGGCCCCGCTGTGCGGGCAGGGCGCGGCGACGGTGAAGCCGGCGTCGATCAGCAGGGTGCGGGCGGCGATGATCCGCTCGTAGCCGTCGGGGGTGCCGGGCTCGACGATCACGACCGCCCGCGCCGCGCGGGCCGTCTCGGTCACGAGCGCCGTACGGTCGGCCTCGGTGAGCTCCTTGAGGACGTACGAGACGGTGACGAGGTCCGCGTCCGCGAGCTTCAGCGCGGTACCGATGCGCTCGCGCCGCCACTCCGCGTCGAAGGCGCCGTCCGCCAGCTCGCGGCCGAGCGCGAGGGCGGGCTCGGCCCAGTCGAGGACGGTGGTCCTGGGCGGCTCCTCCGCCCAGGCCTCGGCGACGGCCCAGCTCGCCGCGCCCGTGCCGCCGCCGACGTCGGTGTGCGTGCCCGGCACCCACTCGGGCGCGGCGTCCCGCAGGGCGTCGAGTGCGCCCCGTACCGCCTCGAAGGTCGCCGGCATCCGGTACGCGGCGTACGCGGCGACGTCGGAGCGGTCGCGGAGCACGGGGGCGTCCGTCGGGGTGGTGCCCCGGTAGTTGGCGATCAGCCGCTCGACGGCCTTGGCCGCCCGACTGGGCGGCAGCCCGTCGAGAAGCCCGGCGAGGGCGGCGCGCAGGGACTCGGCGGAGGGAGGGGTGGCGGGGGCGTTCACCGCGACATTCTAAGTGGCCGGGCCCCGGCCACCGGCCGCGCGGAGGTGCTGGTCACGACCGTCCCGGCGGGGTACCGGAGTTGGTCGATGCGATGCCGATGATGTTGAGTGTCCATGCCAAGTTTTGGCTGACATTCGATCGACCGGGGAGTGCATGTGAAGGCTGTCGTACGGGGGACTGCCGTGGCAGCGGCGCTGGTGCTGGCGCTGACGGGATGCGAGGAGAGCCTCCCGGCCGCGGGGAGCGACAAGGGACCTGCCGTTCCCGGGGAGGCGCAGCCGGGGGCGGAGGAGCAGCCGGGCGCGGAGGAGCCGAAGGTCGTCTGGCTGGACCCGACCGGTCTGATGAACGCGCTACCGGTCGAGTCCGGCGTGGGCGATTGGTTCGTCGGCGGCGATCCCTTCATGGCCCAGGGGGCCGAGGCCGTCGAGCACTGCGCCAAGGAGACGGGGGTGGCGTGCACCGGTCTCGTCGCCGTCGGGGGGAAGGACATGGAGACCGCGGGGAGCTCGGACGGGACGCGCGTGGAGTTCAGGCTCTACTCGTTCGGGACGGAGGAGCAGGCGCGCGCCGCCATGAAGGGTCTGGCCGCCGAGGCACGGAAGTCCTCCGCCGAGTACGGAGAACCGTCGAAGCCGGTGACCCTGGCCACCGTGGCCGACGAGACCGACGCGTCCGCGGACGACGCCACCGCCGACGTGGTCATGCGCATCGGCACGGTCGTCTCGCACATCGACGTGAACGACACCGAGACCGCCGGCCTGGAGCACGTCTCGAACGTCCAGGTCGAGCGGGTCAGGATCGTCGCGGCGGGCAAGAACCCGGGGTACTGACCCGGCACTGACCCGACCCTGTCCCGGCGCCGGCCCACTCGGCCCCGTCAGACGTCCGTGGCCTCCTTGCCGGTCCGCCACGGGCGGCACAGGCCCAGGAAGCAGGCGAGGGACAGGGCGGCGCAGGTGAGCTGGACGACCGCCATCGGTACGGCCGTGTGCTCGCCCGCGATGCCGACCAGCGGGGAGGCGACGGCGCCGACGAGGAACGACGAGGTGCCGAGGAGCGCGGAGGCGGAGCCGGCCGCGTGCCGGGTGCGCATCAGGGCCTGGGCGTTGGTGTTCGGCAGGGCCAGGCCCATCGCGGACATGAGGACGAAGAGCCCGGCGGCGACCGGGGCGAGCCCGACCTCGCCGAAGACCCCGCTGGTCATGAGGAGCAGCGCGAGGGAGGAGAGCAGGATGATCCCGATGCCCCAGCCGAGGACCTTGTCGAGGCTGACGCGGCCGACGAGGAGCTTGCCGTTGATCTGGCCGACGATGACGAGACCGACCGAGTTGAGGCCGAAGAGCAGGCTGAAGGTCTGCGGCGAGGCCCCGTAAAGCTCCTGGACGACGAACGGCGAGGCCGCGATGTATGCGAAGAGGGCCGCGAAGGCGAGCCCGCCGGCCAGCATGTAGCCGGTGAAGACCCGGTCGGCGAGGAGGCCGCGCATGGTGCGCAGGGCGTCGCCGACACCGCCCTCGTGGCGCCGCTCGGGCGGCAGCGTCTCGCCGAGGAAGCGCCAGACGACGAGGGTGAGCAGCAGGCCGATGACGGTGAGGACGTGGAAGACGCCCCGCCAGTCGGTGACCCGCAGGATCTGGCCGCCGATGACGGGCGCGATGACGGGGGCGACGCCGGAGATCAGCATCAGGGTGGAGAAGAAGCGGGCCATCTCGACGCCGTCGTAGAGGTCGCGGACGACGGCCCGGGCGATGACGATGCCGGCGGCACCCGCG
Above is a genomic segment from Streptomyces sp. NBC_00094 containing:
- a CDS encoding small ribosomal subunit Rsm22 family protein, which produces MNAPATPPSAESLRAALAGLLDGLPPSRAAKAVERLIANYRGTTPTDAPVLRDRSDVAAYAAYRMPATFEAVRGALDALRDAAPEWVPGTHTDVGGGTGAASWAVAEAWAEEPPRTTVLDWAEPALALGRELADGAFDAEWRRERIGTALKLADADLVTVSYVLKELTEADRTALVTETARAARAVVIVEPGTPDGYERIIAARTLLIDAGFTVAAPCPHSGACPIVPGTDWCHFSARVSRSSLHRQVKGGSLPYEDEKYSYVAATRFPVTPTVARVTRRPQIRKGLVQLDLCGPDGLARETVTKRHGPLYKQARDAEWGDSWPPEQDG
- a CDS encoding multidrug effflux MFS transporter, with amino-acid sequence MPDSGQKTTRGHISDSAPAAPVTPVAPIPPATALPPVAAARRVGLLVTLVLGGLSALPPLSMDMYLPALPEVTGALHAPAATVQLTLTACLAGMALGQLVVGPMSDKWGRRRPLLVGMVVYVLATAVCALAPTAELLIGFRLLQGLAGAAGIVIARAVVRDLYDGVEMARFFSTLMLISGVAPVIAPVIGGQILRVTDWRGVFHVLTVIGLLLTLVVWRFLGETLPPERRHEGGVGDALRTMRGLLADRVFTGYMLAGGLAFAALFAYIAASPFVVQELYGASPQTFSLLFGLNSVGLVIVGQINGKLLVGRVSLDKVLGWGIGIILLSSLALLLMTSGVFGEVGLAPVAAGLFVLMSAMGLALPNTNAQALMRTRHAAGSASALLGTSSFLVGAVASPLVGIAGEHTAVPMAVVQLTCAALSLACFLGLCRPWRTGKEATDV